In Tachysurus fulvidraco isolate hzauxx_2018 chromosome 11, HZAU_PFXX_2.0, whole genome shotgun sequence, one DNA window encodes the following:
- the tmprss4a gene encoding transmembrane protease serine 4a isoform X1 — MRAGDLVPEDSTTPLNSGQPGVAKRGKFRQRMQATKPQRSVWSSRKKLIITIICVVVILAILAVAGYLIALLINSKYFFCSKSVKFIPLAQACDGKPDCTGGEDESSCVSRFKSDITFPVRLATNLSVLQIYNPTEYKWQSVCADGWTAKYTETVCQQLGYTLKPSYTTVSLSDLPSELKKVFCALRPNGTMPVSSSVSVQATCSSGSVVSVSCSDCGPKGSESRIVGGQNALIDHWPWQVSLQQNGQHACGGSLVSPKWIITAAHCFTGRAEVTRWRVVAGSTYMTSLGGSAVDQIIVNGDYNSETSDYDLAMMRLTQPLTIGVSVKPVCLPPYNLGLTAGTSLVVTGWGNLQENGQLSSNLQEAIVPLISRAQCASPAVYGGSLTQRMICAGYLQGKVDACQGDSGGPLVYLQDHWMLVGVVSWGVGCARPNLPGVYSNVDQMLNWVNTVMQRS, encoded by the exons GCTGGTGACTTGGTTCCTGAAGACAGCACAACACCTTTAAACTCAGGACAGCCAG gtgtaGCCAAACGTGGCAAGTTCAGACAGAGAATGCAAGCCACAAAGCCTCAGAGAAGTGTGTGGTCATCGAGAAAGAAGCTCATCATCACTATAATCTGTGTTGTGGTTATTTTAGCCATCCTGGCAGTGGCTGGGTATTTAA TTGCCCTACTCATTAACAGCAAgtacttcttctgctccaagTCAGTGAAGTTCATTCCCCTGGCACAAGCCTGTGATGGCAAACCAGACTGTACAGGAGGAGAGGACGAGTCTTCATGTGTCTCACGTTTCAAAAGCGACATAACATTTCCTG TTCGTCTGGCCACGAATCTCTCTGTGCTTcagatttataatcccactgaaTACAAgtggcagagtgtgtgtgcggaCGGCTGGACGGCGAAATACACTGAAACTGTGTGTCAGCAGTTGGGATACACACT AAAACCTTCATACACAACAGTATCGCTGTCCGATCTGCCGTCGGAACTGAAGAAGGTGTTTTGTGCTCTGAGACCAAACGGCACCATGCCGGTTTCCTCCAGTGTATCAGTTCA AGCAACGTGCAGCTCAGGTTCAGTAGTTTCCGTATCCTGCTCAG ACTGTGGGCCAAAGGGATCTGAGAGCAGGATTGTTGGAGGACAAAATGCACTTATTGACCACTGGCCGTGGCAGGTGAGCCTGCAGCAGAACGGTCAGCACGCCTGTGGAGGCTCGCTGGTGTCTCCAAAGTGGATCATCACAGCAGCCCACTGCTTCACAGG CAGGGCGGAGGTGACAAGGTGGAGGGTGGTGGCAGGCAGTACGTACATGACATCACTAGGAGGCTCTGCTGTGGATCAGATCATTGTAAATGGAGACTACAACTCAGAAACCAGTGATTATGACTTGGCAATGATGAGACTCACACAGCCTCTCACTATAGGAG TCTCAGTGAAGCCTGTATGTCTCCCCCCTTATAATCTGGGGCTCACAGCAGGAACCTCGCTGGTGGTAACTGGCTGGGGTAATCTGCAGGAAAATG GTCAGTTATCGTCTAACCTTCAGGAAGCCATTGTTCCTCTGATCAGCCGTGCTCAGTGCGCCAGTCCTGCAGTTTATGGTGGTAGTCTCACTCAGAGGATGATCTGTGCAGGGTATCTGCAGGGTAAAGTGGACGCATGCCAG gGTGACAGCGGAGGTCCTCTGGTGTATCTTCAGGATCACTGGATGTTGGTGGGTGTGGTGAGTTGGGGTGTAGGATGTGCAAGACCAAATCTACCTGGTGTTTACTCTAATGTGGATCAGATGCTGAACTGGGTCAACACTGTCATGCAG AGATCATGA
- the tmprss4a gene encoding transmembrane protease serine 4a isoform X2: protein MQATKPQRSVWSSRKKLIITIICVVVILAILAVAGYLIALLINSKYFFCSKSVKFIPLAQACDGKPDCTGGEDESSCVSRFKSDITFPVRLATNLSVLQIYNPTEYKWQSVCADGWTAKYTETVCQQLGYTLKPSYTTVSLSDLPSELKKVFCALRPNGTMPVSSSVSVQATCSSGSVVSVSCSDCGPKGSESRIVGGQNALIDHWPWQVSLQQNGQHACGGSLVSPKWIITAAHCFTGRAEVTRWRVVAGSTYMTSLGGSAVDQIIVNGDYNSETSDYDLAMMRLTQPLTIGVSVKPVCLPPYNLGLTAGTSLVVTGWGNLQENGQLSSNLQEAIVPLISRAQCASPAVYGGSLTQRMICAGYLQGKVDACQGDSGGPLVYLQDHWMLVGVVSWGVGCARPNLPGVYSNVDQMLNWVNTVMQRS from the exons ATGCAAGCCACAAAGCCTCAGAGAAGTGTGTGGTCATCGAGAAAGAAGCTCATCATCACTATAATCTGTGTTGTGGTTATTTTAGCCATCCTGGCAGTGGCTGGGTATTTAA TTGCCCTACTCATTAACAGCAAgtacttcttctgctccaagTCAGTGAAGTTCATTCCCCTGGCACAAGCCTGTGATGGCAAACCAGACTGTACAGGAGGAGAGGACGAGTCTTCATGTGTCTCACGTTTCAAAAGCGACATAACATTTCCTG TTCGTCTGGCCACGAATCTCTCTGTGCTTcagatttataatcccactgaaTACAAgtggcagagtgtgtgtgcggaCGGCTGGACGGCGAAATACACTGAAACTGTGTGTCAGCAGTTGGGATACACACT AAAACCTTCATACACAACAGTATCGCTGTCCGATCTGCCGTCGGAACTGAAGAAGGTGTTTTGTGCTCTGAGACCAAACGGCACCATGCCGGTTTCCTCCAGTGTATCAGTTCA AGCAACGTGCAGCTCAGGTTCAGTAGTTTCCGTATCCTGCTCAG ACTGTGGGCCAAAGGGATCTGAGAGCAGGATTGTTGGAGGACAAAATGCACTTATTGACCACTGGCCGTGGCAGGTGAGCCTGCAGCAGAACGGTCAGCACGCCTGTGGAGGCTCGCTGGTGTCTCCAAAGTGGATCATCACAGCAGCCCACTGCTTCACAGG CAGGGCGGAGGTGACAAGGTGGAGGGTGGTGGCAGGCAGTACGTACATGACATCACTAGGAGGCTCTGCTGTGGATCAGATCATTGTAAATGGAGACTACAACTCAGAAACCAGTGATTATGACTTGGCAATGATGAGACTCACACAGCCTCTCACTATAGGAG TCTCAGTGAAGCCTGTATGTCTCCCCCCTTATAATCTGGGGCTCACAGCAGGAACCTCGCTGGTGGTAACTGGCTGGGGTAATCTGCAGGAAAATG GTCAGTTATCGTCTAACCTTCAGGAAGCCATTGTTCCTCTGATCAGCCGTGCTCAGTGCGCCAGTCCTGCAGTTTATGGTGGTAGTCTCACTCAGAGGATGATCTGTGCAGGGTATCTGCAGGGTAAAGTGGACGCATGCCAG gGTGACAGCGGAGGTCCTCTGGTGTATCTTCAGGATCACTGGATGTTGGTGGGTGTGGTGAGTTGGGGTGTAGGATGTGCAAGACCAAATCTACCTGGTGTTTACTCTAATGTGGATCAGATGCTGAACTGGGTCAACACTGTCATGCAG AGATCATGA